From the genome of Neomonachus schauinslandi chromosome 5, ASM220157v2, whole genome shotgun sequence, one region includes:
- the BFAR gene encoding bifunctional apoptosis regulator produces the protein MEEPPQNDLNTMTHEKDDPLQCTSPQISVSEFSCHCCYDILVNPTTLNCGHSFCRHCLALWWASSKKTECPECREKWEGFPKVNILLRDAIEKLFPDAIRMRFEDIRHNNDIVQSLAAFQKYGNDQVPLAPNTGRVNPQRGGGFFSGVLTALTGVAVVLLVYHWSSRESEHDLLVHKAVAKWTAEEVVLWLEQLGPWASLYRDRFLAERVNGRLLLTLTEEEFSRAPYTIENSSHRRAILLELERVKALGVKPPQNLWEYKAVNPGRSLFLLYALKSSPRLGLLYLYLFDYTDTFLPFIHTICPLQEDSSGEDTITRLLDLREPTWKQWREFLLKYSLLPYQLIAEFAWDWLEVHYWTSRFLIVNAMLLSVLELFSFWRIWSRSELKTVPQRMWSHFWKVSTQGLFVAMFWPLIPQFVCNCLFYWALYFNPIINIDLVVKEVRRLETQVF, from the exons ATGGAGGAGCCTCCTCAGAACGATCTGAACACGATGACCCACGAGAAGGATGACCCTCTCCAGTGCACCAGCCCTCAGATTTCTGTTAGTGAATTTTCTTGCCACTGCTGTTACGACATCCTGGTTAACCCCACCACCTTGAACTGTGGGCATAGCTTCTGCCGGCACTGCCTAGCTTTGTGGTGGGCTTCTTCCAAGAAAACAGAATGTCCAGAATGCAGAGAAAAATGGGAAGGTTTCCCTAAAGTCAATATTCTCCTCAG GGATGccattgaaaaattatttcctgaTGCCATTAGAATGCGATTTGAAGACATTCGGCACAATAATGACATAGTCCAGAGTCTCGCAGCCTTTCAGAAATATGGGAATGATCAGGTTCCTTTAGCTCCAAACACAGGCCGAGTGAATCCTCAGAGAGGCGGGGGATTCTTTTCTGGAGTGCTCACCGCTTTAACTGGTGTGGCA gtGGTCCTGCTCGTGTATCACTGGAGCAGCAGGGAATCTGAGCACGACCTCCTGGTCCACAAGGCCGTGGCCAAGTGGACAGCGGAAGAAGTCGTCCTCTGGCTGGAACAGCTGGGCCCTTGGGCCTCTCTCTACAGAGACAGGTTTTTAGCGGAAAGAGTAAATGGAAG GTTGCTTTTAACCCTGACAGAGGAAGAATTTTCAAGGGCGCCATATACCATAGAAAACAGCAGCCACAGAAGAGCCATCCTCCTGGAACTGGAGCGTGTCAAAGCCCTAGGTGTGAAGCCACCCCAAAATCTCTGGGAATATAAG GCTGTGAACCCAGGCAGGTCCCTGTTCCTGCTGTATGCCCTCAAGAGCTCCCCGAGACTTGGTCTGCTGTACCTCTACCTATTTGACTACACAGACACCTTCCTACCCTTCATCCACACCATCTGCCCTCTGCAAGAAGACAGTTCCGGGGAGGACACCATCACCAGGCTTTTG gaTCTTCGAGAGCCCACATGGAAACAATGGAGAGAATTTCTTCTCAAGTACTCCCTCCTTCCGTACCAGCTGATTGCTGAATTTGCTTGGGACTGGCTGGAGGTCCATTACTGGACATCACGGTTTCTCATCGTCAATGCCATGTTACTCTCGGTTCTGGAATTATTCTCCTTCTGGAGGATCTGGTCAAGAAGTGAACTGAA gACCGTGCCTCAGAGGATGTGGAGCCATTTTTGGAAAGTATCAACACAGGGGCTTTTTGTGGCCATGTTCTGGCCCCTGATTCCTCAGTTTGTTTGCAACTGTTTATTTTACTGGGCCCTGTACTTCAACCCAATTATTAACATTGATCTCGTGGTCAAGGAAGTCCGACGGCTGGAAACCCAGGTGTTTTGA